One genomic segment of Microcella indica includes these proteins:
- the fgd gene encoding glucose-6-phosphate dehydrogenase (coenzyme-F420), translating into MAHPLTLGYKASAEQFDPRELVEIAVAAEAHGMESVAVSDHFQPWRHEGGHAPFSLAWMAAVGERTSSIRIGTSVMTPTFRYNPAVIAQAFATMGMLYPGRVFLGVGTGEALNEIATGFRGAGEQEWPAFKERLGRLRESIELMRQLWTEERVSYRGEFYSTQDASIYDRPENPVPVYVAAGGPTVARFAGRVGDGFICTSGKGAELYTDELIPAVGEGAENAGRRFEDLDRMIEIKISYDTDPDVALENTRFWSPLSLSKEQKHDITDPVEMEKAADALPIEQIAKRWIVGSDPDEVVAEVATYVDYGMNHLVFHAPGHDQRRFLELFERDLAPRLRALG; encoded by the coding sequence ATGGCGCATCCCCTCACTCTCGGGTACAAGGCTTCGGCTGAGCAGTTCGATCCGCGCGAGCTGGTCGAGATCGCCGTCGCCGCGGAGGCGCACGGCATGGAGAGCGTCGCCGTGAGCGACCATTTCCAGCCGTGGCGGCACGAGGGCGGGCACGCCCCGTTCTCCCTCGCCTGGATGGCCGCGGTGGGCGAGCGCACCTCGTCGATCCGCATCGGCACCTCCGTCATGACGCCGACATTCCGATACAACCCGGCGGTCATCGCGCAGGCATTCGCCACGATGGGGATGCTCTACCCGGGTCGTGTCTTCCTCGGCGTCGGCACGGGCGAGGCTCTCAACGAGATCGCCACCGGGTTCCGCGGCGCCGGCGAGCAGGAGTGGCCGGCGTTCAAGGAGCGCCTCGGGCGCCTGCGCGAGTCGATCGAGCTCATGCGCCAACTGTGGACCGAGGAGCGCGTGAGCTACCGCGGCGAGTTCTACTCCACGCAGGATGCGAGCATCTACGACCGCCCGGAGAACCCCGTGCCGGTGTACGTCGCCGCGGGTGGTCCGACGGTCGCGCGCTTCGCGGGTCGCGTCGGCGACGGGTTCATCTGCACGTCCGGCAAGGGCGCCGAGCTGTACACGGACGAGCTCATCCCCGCGGTCGGTGAGGGCGCGGAGAACGCCGGTCGTCGCTTCGAGGATCTCGACCGGATGATCGAGATCAAGATCTCCTACGACACCGACCCAGACGTCGCGCTCGAGAACACGCGCTTCTGGTCGCCGCTGTCGCTCAGCAAGGAGCAGAAGCACGACATCACGGATCCGGTCGAGATGGAGAAGGCCGCAGACGCGCTGCCGATCGAGCAGATCGCGAAGCGCTGGATCGTCGGCAGCGACCCTGATGAGGTCGTCGCCGAGGTGGCGACGTACGTGGACTACGGGATGAACCACCTCGTGTTCCACGCTCCCGGCCACGACCAGCGGCGCTTCTTGGAGCTCTTCGAGCGCGACCTCGCGCCTCGCCTGCGCGCCCTCGGCTGA
- a CDS encoding AAA family ATPase: MSPEPMSPEEFGELASSIRLAMNGVMDGKPDAVDTALAVLLAEGHLLIEDVPGVGKTMLARALARCIDGSVNRIQFTPDLLPADITGVSVYRQQLGTFEFTPGPIFAHIVIGDEINRASPKTQSALLECMEEGQVTVDGHTHALVAPFLVVATQNPIEMEGTYALPEAQRDRFMARISIGYPDAESEALMVRDREHGSPLERLAPVIDVAGLRRMIATVREVYVSPAVERYAVAIVQATRDEPALRLGASPRATLQLVRAARARAAMDGRDFVLPDDIDALATTVLSHRMLLVPRAQHPDGRPARSVDEVVERIVAATTVPVPSAGG; encoded by the coding sequence ATGAGCCCTGAGCCGATGAGCCCTGAGGAGTTCGGGGAGCTCGCGTCGAGCATCCGGCTCGCCATGAACGGCGTCATGGATGGCAAGCCGGACGCCGTGGATACCGCTCTGGCCGTCCTGCTGGCCGAAGGGCACCTGCTCATCGAAGACGTGCCAGGGGTCGGCAAGACCATGCTCGCCCGCGCGCTCGCCCGGTGCATCGACGGCAGCGTCAACCGCATCCAGTTCACCCCAGACCTGCTGCCGGCCGACATCACCGGGGTGAGCGTCTACCGCCAGCAGCTCGGCACCTTCGAGTTCACTCCAGGCCCGATCTTCGCCCACATCGTCATCGGCGACGAGATCAACCGGGCGAGCCCCAAGACCCAGTCCGCCCTCCTGGAGTGCATGGAGGAGGGGCAGGTCACGGTCGACGGTCACACGCACGCCCTCGTCGCTCCCTTCCTGGTCGTCGCCACGCAGAACCCCATCGAGATGGAGGGCACGTACGCCCTTCCGGAGGCGCAGCGCGACCGCTTCATGGCGCGCATCTCGATCGGGTACCCCGACGCCGAGAGCGAGGCGCTCATGGTGCGCGATCGCGAGCACGGCAGCCCCCTCGAGCGCCTCGCGCCCGTCATCGACGTCGCGGGGCTGCGGCGCATGATCGCGACCGTGCGCGAGGTCTACGTGAGCCCGGCCGTCGAGCGCTACGCGGTGGCGATCGTGCAGGCGACGCGCGACGAGCCCGCGCTGCGGCTGGGGGCGAGCCCGCGGGCGACGCTGCAGCTCGTTCGGGCGGCGCGGGCGCGTGCCGCGATGGACGGGCGCGACTTCGTGCTGCCCGACGACATCGATGCGCTCGCCACGACGGTGCTCTCGCACCGCATGCTGCTCGTACCGCGAGCGCAGCACCCCGACGGGCGCCCGGCCCGCAGCGTCGACGAGGTCGTCGAGCGCATCGTCGCCGCGACCACCGTGCCGGTGCCGAGCGCCGGGGGCTGA
- the cofC gene encoding 2-phospho-L-lactate guanylyltransferase, producing MLPLVSLVIPVKGGPGAKTRLVGPAAGRAALASAIALDTVEAARASTAIGELVVVGRLPTRLPGVRVVDDPGAGLRAAIESGLAALDADRPTAVLLGDLPALQPDELSRALAAAHEHDRAFVPDAEGTGTTLIVARAGVPHAARFGAASAARHRAEGYVELELPPFSGLRRDIDTREQLEAAASLVLGARTRALVSRSA from the coding sequence GTGCTCCCTCTCGTCTCGCTCGTCATCCCGGTGAAGGGCGGGCCGGGTGCCAAGACTCGGCTCGTGGGCCCCGCGGCAGGTCGCGCGGCCCTCGCGAGTGCGATCGCCCTGGACACCGTGGAGGCAGCACGTGCGAGCACGGCTATCGGTGAGCTCGTCGTCGTCGGCCGACTGCCCACGCGCCTGCCGGGCGTTCGCGTGGTCGACGATCCGGGCGCGGGACTGCGCGCAGCGATCGAGTCCGGGCTCGCCGCGCTCGATGCCGATCGGCCTACTGCTGTGCTGCTCGGCGACCTGCCGGCGCTGCAGCCCGACGAGCTCTCGCGAGCGCTCGCGGCGGCGCATGAGCACGATCGCGCGTTCGTGCCGGATGCCGAGGGCACCGGCACGACGCTCATCGTCGCGCGCGCCGGGGTGCCGCACGCGGCGCGGTTCGGTGCGGCCTCGGCCGCCCGGCACCGTGCGGAGGGCTATGTCGAGCTCGAGCTGCCGCCGTTCAGCGGGCTGCGCCGTGACATCGACACGCGCGAGCAGCTCGAGGCCGCGGCATCCCTTGTTCTGGGAGCTCGCACTCGGGCACTGGTCAGCCGGAGCGCATGA
- the cofE gene encoding coenzyme F420-0:L-glutamate ligase, giving the protein MTPPRLTLFALDGLPEFAPGDDLPAVIAAASAQQGVEPGDILAVTSKIVSKAEGRIVSAADREQSITDETVRVVATREHPGGVTRIVENRLGLVMAAAGVDASNTAEGTVLLLPLDPDASAAAIRAAVGAAVGGDVGVIITDTAGRAWREGQTDIAIGGSGVRLLDDLRGQADAQGRRLDVTAPAVGDELAAAGDLVKRKALGLPVAVIRGMPHLLDPDAPGARSLNRAAADDLFSLGTAEAREEGRLLERAARDRRTDLRNG; this is encoded by the coding sequence ATGACCCCGCCGCGCCTCACCCTCTTCGCGCTCGACGGGCTGCCCGAGTTCGCGCCGGGCGACGACCTCCCGGCCGTCATCGCCGCAGCGTCGGCGCAGCAGGGCGTCGAGCCCGGCGACATCCTCGCCGTCACGAGCAAGATCGTGAGCAAGGCGGAGGGTCGCATCGTCTCCGCGGCCGATCGCGAGCAATCGATCACCGACGAGACCGTGCGGGTGGTCGCCACGAGAGAGCACCCGGGTGGTGTGACGCGCATCGTTGAGAACCGTCTGGGGCTCGTCATGGCCGCGGCGGGGGTCGATGCGAGTAACACCGCCGAGGGCACGGTGCTGCTGCTGCCGCTCGACCCCGATGCGAGCGCCGCCGCGATCCGTGCGGCAGTCGGTGCCGCCGTCGGAGGCGACGTCGGCGTCATCATCACCGACACTGCCGGGCGGGCCTGGCGAGAGGGCCAGACCGACATCGCGATCGGCGGCAGCGGCGTTCGCCTGCTGGATGACCTGCGCGGGCAAGCCGACGCGCAGGGTCGTCGGCTCGACGTGACCGCGCCGGCGGTCGGCGACGAGCTTGCGGCAGCCGGCGACCTCGTCAAGCGGAAGGCGCTGGGCCTTCCCGTCGCGGTGATCCGCGGAATGCCGCACCTGCTCGACCCCGACGCGCCCGGTGCCCGTTCTCTGAACCGCGCGGCCGCCGACGATCTCTTCTCGCTCGGCACGGCGGAGGCGCGCGAGGAGGGCAGGCTCCTGGAGCGTGCGGCGCGCGACCGGCGCACCGACCTGCGCAACGGCTGA
- a CDS encoding bifunctional FO biosynthesis protein CofGH: MTAFDFTPTASALSRALKRADSGVSLDATEAETLLHARGDDLDRLLTVASRVRDAGLERAGRPGVITYSRKVFIPLTHLCRDRCHYCVFVQTPNQLQAQGKAPFLSPDEVLEIARQGAALGCKEALFTLGDRPEDRWPAAREWLDAHGYDSTIDYLRSVAIRVLEETGLLPHLNPGVMSWQELQRLKPVAPSMGMMLETTSRRLYETRGLAHFGSPDKDPELRLRVLEDAGRSAIPFTTGLLLGIGENYAERVDGLFAIRASARRHGHVQEVIIQNFRAKPRTAMRAADDLELQEYIAAVAVSRLVLGPGARLQVPPNLTDAEELHLLIRAGIDDWGGVSPLTPDHVNPERPWPQLDDLARLTAEGGYTLRERLTAHPHYVRAEEPWLDPRIVPHVRALAGVDGLAVEGRLPQGIPWQEPDPDWASTAGTGRTDLHTAIDTEGRRTTARSDFDDVYGDWAELRETVGDTTRATAASAHAPGISDGVRAILRRAENAPAGLTDADYLALLEADGPDLDALADLADRVRADTVGDRVGYVVNRNINFTNVCYTGCRFCAFAQRRTDADAFTLSMRQVGDRVDEAWNLGATEICMQGGIHPDLPGTAYFDLAREVKARQPEMHLHAFSPMEIVNGAARTGLSFAEFLTAAKEAGLDTIPGTAAEILDDEVRWVLTKGKLPTAEWIEIVSTAHRLGIRSSSTMMYGHVDNPSHWVGHLRTLARVQDDTGGFTEFVLLPFVHANSPVYLAGVARPGPTAQENRAVHAVARLMLHGRIDHIQTSWVKLGTEGTQLMLRGGADDVGGTLMEETISRMAGADNGSEKTVAELEDLVAGIGRAAWQRTTTYGEPTAERVDTARAHRETGYAATGRRLALSIAEVRSGA, encoded by the coding sequence GTGACTGCGTTCGACTTCACCCCCACGGCCTCGGCGCTGTCCCGCGCGCTCAAGCGCGCCGACTCTGGCGTGAGTCTGGATGCCACGGAGGCCGAGACGCTCCTGCACGCGCGCGGCGACGACCTCGACCGGCTCCTGACCGTCGCAAGCCGGGTGCGGGATGCCGGTCTCGAACGAGCGGGCCGCCCCGGCGTCATCACCTACTCGCGCAAAGTCTTCATCCCCCTCACCCACCTGTGCCGCGACCGCTGCCACTACTGCGTCTTCGTGCAGACCCCGAACCAGCTGCAGGCGCAGGGGAAGGCGCCGTTCCTCTCCCCCGACGAGGTGCTCGAGATCGCTCGGCAGGGTGCAGCGCTCGGCTGCAAGGAAGCCCTCTTCACCCTCGGCGACCGACCGGAGGACCGCTGGCCCGCCGCGCGGGAGTGGCTCGACGCTCACGGCTACGACTCGACGATCGACTACCTGCGCTCCGTCGCCATCCGCGTGCTCGAAGAGACCGGGCTCCTCCCCCACCTCAACCCCGGCGTCATGAGCTGGCAGGAGCTGCAGCGCCTCAAGCCCGTCGCACCCAGCATGGGCATGATGCTCGAGACCACGAGCCGCCGCCTCTACGAGACGCGCGGCCTCGCCCACTTCGGCTCCCCCGACAAAGACCCCGAGCTGCGCCTGCGCGTGCTCGAGGACGCGGGCCGCAGCGCCATCCCCTTCACCACCGGCCTCCTGCTCGGCATCGGCGAGAACTACGCCGAGCGCGTCGACGGGCTCTTCGCGATCCGCGCGAGCGCCCGCCGGCACGGGCACGTGCAAGAGGTCATCATCCAGAACTTCCGCGCCAAGCCGCGCACCGCCATGCGCGCCGCCGACGACCTCGAGCTGCAGGAGTACATCGCCGCCGTCGCGGTCAGCCGCCTCGTGCTCGGCCCCGGTGCACGCCTCCAGGTGCCGCCCAACCTCACCGACGCCGAAGAGCTGCACCTGCTCATCCGCGCCGGCATCGACGACTGGGGCGGCGTGAGCCCGCTCACCCCCGACCACGTCAACCCCGAACGACCCTGGCCGCAGCTCGACGACCTCGCCCGCCTCACCGCCGAGGGCGGCTACACGCTGCGCGAGCGCCTCACCGCCCACCCCCACTACGTGCGCGCCGAAGAACCGTGGCTCGACCCGCGCATCGTGCCGCACGTGCGCGCGCTCGCGGGGGTCGACGGACTCGCCGTCGAGGGGAGACTGCCGCAGGGCATCCCGTGGCAGGAACCGGACCCCGACTGGGCGAGCACCGCCGGCACCGGCCGCACCGATCTGCACACCGCGATCGACACCGAAGGCCGTCGCACGACGGCGCGCAGCGACTTCGACGACGTCTACGGCGACTGGGCCGAGCTGCGCGAGACCGTCGGCGATACGACGAGGGCGACCGCAGCATCCGCGCATGCCCCCGGCATCAGCGACGGCGTGCGCGCGATCCTGCGCCGCGCCGAGAACGCCCCAGCCGGGCTCACCGATGCCGACTACCTGGCCCTGCTCGAGGCCGACGGGCCCGACCTCGACGCGCTCGCGGACCTCGCCGATCGCGTGCGCGCCGACACGGTCGGCGACCGGGTCGGCTACGTCGTCAACCGCAATATCAACTTCACCAACGTCTGCTACACCGGCTGCCGCTTCTGCGCCTTCGCGCAGCGCCGCACCGACGCCGACGCCTTCACCCTCTCGATGCGCCAGGTCGGCGACCGGGTCGACGAGGCCTGGAACCTCGGCGCGACGGAGATCTGCATGCAGGGCGGCATTCACCCCGACCTGCCGGGCACCGCCTACTTCGACCTCGCCCGCGAGGTCAAGGCGCGCCAGCCCGAGATGCACCTGCACGCGTTCAGCCCGATGGAGATCGTGAACGGCGCCGCCCGCACCGGGCTCTCGTTCGCCGAATTCCTCACCGCCGCGAAGGAGGCAGGGCTCGACACGATTCCCGGCACCGCCGCAGAGATCCTCGACGACGAGGTGCGGTGGGTGCTCACGAAGGGCAAGCTCCCCACCGCCGAGTGGATCGAGATCGTCTCCACCGCGCACCGGCTCGGTATCCGCTCGAGCAGCACCATGATGTACGGGCACGTCGACAACCCGAGCCACTGGGTCGGCCACTTGCGCACTCTCGCCCGCGTGCAGGACGACACGGGCGGATTCACCGAGTTCGTGCTCCTGCCCTTCGTGCACGCCAACTCGCCGGTGTACCTCGCCGGCGTCGCCCGACCCGGCCCCACGGCGCAGGAGAACCGCGCCGTGCACGCCGTCGCGCGCCTCATGCTGCACGGGCGCATCGACCACATCCAGACCTCCTGGGTCAAGCTCGGCACCGAGGGCACCCAGCTCATGCTGCGCGGCGGCGCCGACGACGTCGGCGGCACCCTCATGGAGGAGACCATCAGCCGTATGGCGGGCGCCGACAACGGTTCCGAGAAGACGGTCGCCGAGCTCGAGGACCTCGTCGCCGGCATCGGCCGCGCGGCGTGGCAGCGCACGACCACCTATGGCGAGCCCACCGCCGAGCGCGTCGACACTGCGAGAGCCCACCGCGAGACGGGATACGCGGCGACCGGTCGCCGCCTCGCCCTCAGCATCGCCGAGGTGCGCAGCGGCGCCTGA
- a CDS encoding transglutaminaseTgpA domain-containing protein, which yields MRTSRDALARTGAGLALSAAVLLAVGAALTSFSVVLVEGAWLLSALVTVAAVIAAGALVRYGVRVWRPLWSVLGAATAGVVSLQLQFAADTTLLGIVPLAGTLERAQELIRAGEVSIAEQAIPADADAGLRFLIAAGAGVVALLCDAVVSLSRRPALVALPLLGILAIPVVLAPGALPVLSLLATAAAFLLVLALHRPAVNGGSAGVRRALLVGASVLVAAVVVPPALPPVVAGAVVPGGGIAGLSTGINPVLELGDDLRRPTAVTVLRYSTDQSAGLYLTLAHLDDFDGQTVQHVEAGEARSLDEIGPPAWLGAGVDRTEVATRIELESVRTRWVPLPSAPVSLVGLAGEWLVAPDGVTVQSREGVLREGAYTVQSLDAQPTVAQLQGARVDGAGLESYRAVPEVDPTIVQTARDVVDAADATTPYSQALALQRYFTGGDFVYSEDAPVEGGYDGSGADIVATFLEVRAGYCVHFASAMTLMARTLDIPARIAVGFQPGDENPNVPGEYVVSSDDLHAWPELHFDGIGWVRFEPTPSRGETPGYADPAADLEGDEAGEPDDAPTEPEEPATSDEETDAAEGTDDDPTGIPDFIDGGNDGQATGETASRFALDARALALAALGLLALVLVAPGVWRVVRRARRRRSRNPVDRWREVRDTARDLGLSAEPTRTPRALAALWGGVAALDADLPPVLDAVEERAFAGRRPVHEAEPPEIGEVLRRLRGAVPWWRRAVAVVAPLSLLDHANTPEPDSLVSASGVRL from the coding sequence ATGCGCACCTCTCGCGATGCGCTCGCTCGCACGGGTGCGGGGCTCGCCCTCTCGGCAGCCGTCCTCCTCGCGGTCGGCGCTGCACTCACCTCGTTCTCGGTCGTGCTCGTGGAGGGCGCGTGGCTGCTCTCGGCGCTCGTGACGGTGGCCGCCGTGATCGCCGCGGGAGCGCTCGTGCGGTACGGCGTGCGCGTCTGGCGACCGCTGTGGTCCGTGCTCGGGGCGGCGACCGCGGGTGTCGTGAGCCTGCAGCTGCAGTTCGCCGCAGACACGACCCTGCTCGGCATCGTGCCGCTCGCGGGCACTCTCGAGCGAGCGCAAGAGCTCATCAGGGCCGGCGAGGTGTCGATCGCCGAGCAGGCGATCCCGGCCGACGCGGATGCAGGGCTGCGCTTCCTCATCGCCGCCGGCGCGGGAGTCGTGGCCCTGCTGTGCGATGCGGTCGTCAGCCTGAGCCGTCGCCCCGCTCTCGTCGCGCTGCCCCTGCTGGGCATCCTCGCGATCCCGGTCGTGCTGGCTCCGGGTGCTCTGCCCGTGCTCTCCCTGCTCGCGACCGCGGCGGCCTTCCTGCTCGTGCTCGCCCTGCACCGACCGGCGGTGAACGGCGGGTCTGCGGGTGTGCGCCGGGCGCTCCTGGTCGGCGCGAGCGTGCTCGTCGCGGCCGTCGTCGTGCCCCCCGCGCTGCCGCCCGTCGTCGCCGGCGCGGTCGTGCCGGGCGGGGGGATCGCCGGGCTCTCCACCGGCATCAACCCGGTGCTCGAGCTCGGTGACGATCTGCGCCGCCCGACCGCTGTGACCGTGCTGCGCTACTCGACCGACCAGAGCGCCGGGCTCTACCTGACGCTCGCGCACCTCGACGACTTCGACGGCCAGACCGTGCAGCACGTAGAGGCTGGAGAGGCTCGCTCGCTCGACGAGATCGGCCCTCCGGCGTGGCTCGGGGCGGGAGTGGACCGCACCGAGGTCGCCACGCGCATCGAGCTCGAGAGCGTGCGCACGCGGTGGGTGCCGCTGCCCAGTGCGCCCGTCTCGCTCGTCGGTCTCGCGGGGGAGTGGCTCGTGGCACCGGACGGCGTCACCGTGCAGTCGCGCGAGGGCGTCCTGCGCGAGGGCGCCTACACGGTGCAGAGCCTCGACGCCCAGCCGACGGTCGCGCAGCTCCAGGGTGCGCGCGTCGACGGTGCAGGACTCGAGTCCTATCGTGCCGTGCCCGAGGTGGACCCGACGATCGTGCAGACCGCCCGCGACGTGGTCGACGCCGCCGACGCGACGACTCCCTACTCCCAGGCGCTCGCGCTGCAGCGCTACTTCACGGGCGGCGACTTCGTGTACTCGGAGGACGCGCCCGTGGAGGGCGGCTACGACGGCTCCGGCGCCGACATCGTCGCGACGTTCCTGGAGGTGCGCGCGGGCTACTGCGTGCATTTCGCGAGCGCCATGACGCTCATGGCCCGCACGCTCGACATCCCTGCCCGCATCGCGGTCGGCTTCCAGCCGGGCGACGAGAACCCGAACGTGCCGGGTGAGTACGTCGTGAGCTCGGACGACCTGCATGCCTGGCCCGAACTGCACTTCGACGGAATCGGCTGGGTGCGCTTCGAGCCGACGCCGTCGCGCGGCGAGACTCCCGGCTACGCGGACCCGGCGGCCGACCTGGAGGGCGACGAAGCAGGCGAGCCCGACGACGCGCCGACCGAGCCGGAGGAGCCTGCGACGAGCGACGAGGAGACGGACGCCGCCGAGGGCACCGACGACGATCCCACCGGCATTCCCGACTTCATCGACGGAGGCAACGACGGGCAGGCCACCGGTGAGACGGCGTCGCGATTCGCTCTGGATGCTCGGGCTCTCGCCCTCGCCGCGCTCGGCCTGCTCGCGCTCGTGCTCGTCGCGCCCGGCGTCTGGCGCGTCGTGCGGCGCGCGCGTCGGCGACGCTCGCGCAATCCCGTCGACCGCTGGCGCGAGGTACGTGACACCGCGCGCGATCTGGGGCTCTCGGCCGAGCCGACCCGCACGCCGCGGGCGCTCGCCGCACTGTGGGGTGGGGTCGCCGCACTCGACGCCGATCTTCCGCCGGTGCTCGACGCGGTCGAGGAGCGGGCGTTCGCCGGGCGGCGCCCTGTGCACGAGGCCGAGCCGCCCGAGATCGGTGAGGTGCTGCGCCGGCTGCGTGGCGCGGTGCCCTGGTGGCGGCGCGCGGTCGCGGTCGTGGCACCGCTCTCGCTCCTGGATCACGCGAACACTCCCGAGCCCGACTCTCTCGTCTCCGCCTCGGGCGTGCGACTCTAG
- a CDS encoding DUF58 domain-containing protein, with the protein MPRLTARGGIFLVVGVGLLALAYAVERPELLPVGAIAVAAPLLGVLVVASTRPSVQVSRRFDPAVAVHDEVVRVTTTVAGRARAAEWIERVPMAPGFAGPGRLTDVRLTRPAEFGYRYWPERRGLVEVGPLLIEDHDPFALAVRVTDTRTVTTQLVLPSVVRLPTGPVPAPASDTGARSARSRERSDDDVVTREYRQGDALRRVHWRVTARQGELMVRQDEPQAGPRSLLLVDTQRGGYPDATGRREATSDLFEWAVRFAASVAVHLDERGYAVDLVAPTALPDDAPHADGPAGVALGELALLELGRDDPHRQAPAGAGALPVVVIASRPDAETVRWMLAHRTPSATAPALAVLVDDDPSLLLPTAVTDTPAGAGQEGVREVETAEESFARAGWIVARVPASATPVEAWTALAGERVEQEGGVRRA; encoded by the coding sequence GTGCCGCGGCTGACCGCGCGCGGCGGGATATTTCTCGTCGTCGGTGTCGGCCTGCTCGCGCTCGCCTACGCGGTCGAGCGGCCCGAGCTGCTGCCGGTCGGGGCGATCGCCGTGGCCGCCCCCCTCCTCGGCGTGCTCGTGGTGGCGAGCACGCGGCCGAGCGTGCAGGTCTCCCGCCGCTTCGACCCGGCCGTCGCCGTGCACGACGAGGTCGTGCGCGTGACGACCACCGTCGCCGGCCGCGCACGTGCGGCCGAGTGGATCGAACGCGTACCGATGGCGCCGGGCTTCGCCGGGCCCGGGCGTCTCACCGATGTGCGCCTCACGCGCCCCGCCGAGTTCGGCTACCGCTACTGGCCCGAACGGCGCGGACTCGTGGAGGTCGGGCCGCTCCTCATCGAGGATCACGATCCCTTTGCGCTCGCCGTGCGCGTGACCGACACGAGAACGGTCACGACGCAGCTCGTGCTGCCCTCCGTCGTGCGCCTGCCGACGGGGCCCGTGCCGGCTCCTGCGAGCGACACGGGGGCTCGTAGCGCGCGGTCCCGCGAGCGCAGCGACGACGATGTGGTCACGCGCGAGTACCGGCAGGGCGATGCCCTCAGGCGCGTCCACTGGCGGGTGACCGCGCGCCAGGGTGAGCTCATGGTGCGGCAGGACGAGCCGCAGGCTGGGCCGCGCAGTCTCCTGCTCGTCGATACCCAGCGCGGCGGCTACCCCGACGCGACGGGTCGACGCGAGGCCACGAGTGATCTGTTCGAGTGGGCGGTGCGCTTCGCCGCCTCCGTGGCGGTGCACCTCGACGAGCGCGGCTACGCGGTCGACCTGGTCGCCCCCACGGCGCTCCCCGACGATGCTCCTCACGCCGACGGCCCTGCGGGGGTCGCTCTCGGCGAGCTCGCTCTGCTCGAGCTCGGCCGCGACGACCCGCACCGGCAGGCGCCAGCAGGAGCGGGCGCGTTGCCGGTTGTCGTGATCGCGTCGCGCCCCGACGCGGAGACGGTGCGCTGGATGCTCGCCCATCGCACCCCGTCCGCCACGGCACCCGCCCTCGCAGTGCTCGTCGACGACGACCCGAGCCTTCTGCTTCCGACCGCCGTGACGGACACGCCGGCGGGCGCCGGGCAGGAGGGTGTGCGGGAGGTCGAGACGGCGGAGGAGTCGTTCGCCCGCGCAGGCTGGATCGTCGCGCGCGTGCCGGCCTCTGCCACGCCCGTCGAGGCGTGGACGGCTCTCGCCGGGGAGCGCGTCGAGCAGGAGGGTGGAGTGCGCCGTGCGTGA
- a CDS encoding YdeI/OmpD-associated family protein: MARGASRSSRRAPEYAQEGLDGARHHLWRGARVSAVLRVDRRPDQPVRRGLLAAGLHASPPAAQTFAGLSAQARFGVIFRLGGVKRAETRQRKIDGYIETLARGDSPL, encoded by the coding sequence ATGGCTCGAGGCGCATCCCGATCATCCCGGCGTGCGCCTGAATATGCGCAAGAAGGCCTCGACGGCGCCCGGCATCACCTATGGCGAGGCGCTCGAGTCAGCGCTGTGCTTCGGGTGGATCGACGGCCAGATCAACCGGTTCGACGAGGACTACTCGCTGCAGGTCTTCACGCCTCGCCGCCCGCGGCGCAGACATTCGCCGGGCTCAGCGCGCAAGCGCGCTTCGGGGTCATCTTCCGGCTCGGCGGCGTCAAGCGCGCGGAGACGCGCCAACGCAAGATCGACGGCTACATCGAGACTCTCGCGCGAGGCGACTCACCTCTCTGA